One genomic segment of Erythrolamprus reginae isolate rEryReg1 chromosome 2, rEryReg1.hap1, whole genome shotgun sequence includes these proteins:
- the LOC139162894 gene encoding zinc finger protein 726-like, which translates to MDGNQPALKPGGKGPVAAQPGSFGEIWAGPGQKIPETEAPSPEIQNWRFRNSPYQETEGPRELCGRLHRLCWGWLQPEKHTKAQMLDQVILEQFLAVLPKEMRRWVRECRVETSCQAVALAEGFLLSQAEEEGVDQVRRSFLEVGTNCPGERVKPTNPSQEPCCRGLYKEEDQCEDTSTGNKMESLLSTLSPPCPGGAEKTAGPSVQGPVSFEEVAVHFTREEWSLLDSRQKALHQEVMLDISRIVTSLVEDVQKNENCQESSVVASQIIQTETREDVSADAWGRRRYEKKGSYHWRENSTSEYAEMGHSQVQHAFKDDSEGKCRGSGNRFKPKPIFGNHGKTGKKNNNYKTKIIPEIAIHAKEKPYKCMDRGKNFRWRGNLNYHKKIPKPFKCAECGKSFNTNSSLTYHKRIHMGEKPYKCTYCGKSFTTNTAFTFHRKTHVGEKPYKCFECGKNFSTRGYLTSHKRIHTGEKPYQCLDCGKSFSMKSSFTYHKRIHMGEKPYKCPECGKGFTMNSSLTYHKRIHTGEKPYKCPVCGKSFSSNSYLTSHKRIHTGEKPYQCLDCGKSFGLNSSLASHKRIHTGEKPYTCTDCGKSFSSSSSLTCHKRIHSGSKPYICNECGKSFISSSSLTKHVSIHSGEKLYPCTECGKSFRLNSTLTSHKRMHSGEKPYRCTDCGKSFSFNSSLTSHKRIHSGSKPYTCKECGKSFISSSSLTNHLSIHIGEKLYQCTECVKSFRWKSHLVAHKRMHTGEKPYQCTDCGKSFSKNSSLTSHKRIHTGEKPYQCTECGKRFGKSRYLTSHKRVHTRGKR; encoded by the exons atggatggaaaccagCCAGCCTTGAAACCAGGAGGGAAAGGCCCTGTGGCCGCTCAGCCTGGGAGCTTTGGGGAGATTTGGGCGGGACCTGGGCAGAAGATCCCAGAGACGGAAGCTCCCAGTCCTGAGATCCAGAACTGGCGCTTCAGGAACAGCCCTTATCAGGAGACCGAGGGCCCCCGAGAGCTTTGCGGCCGGCTTCACCGCCTTTGCTGGGGATGGCTGCAGCCGGAGAAGCACACCAAGGCTCAGATGTTGGACCAAGTGATCTTGGAGCAGTTTCTGGCCGTCCTGCCCAAGGAGATGCGGCGCTGGGTGCGGGAGTGCCGAGTGGAGACCAGTtgccaggcggtggccctggctgAAGGCTTCCTGCTAAGCCAGGCAGAGGAAGAGGGAGTAGACCAG GTTCGTAGGTCTTTCTTGGAGGTTGGGACTAATTGTCCTGGGGAAAGGGTGAAACCCACAAATCCCTCTCAGGAGCCATGTTGTAGAGGACTCTACAAAGAGGAAGATCAGTGTGAAGACACCTCAACAG GGAACAAAATGGAGTCATTGTTGTCCACCCTATCACCTCCTTGTCCTGGTGGAGCTGAAAAAACAGCTGGACCTTCAGTTCAG GGTCCGGTGTCCTTTGAAGAGGTGGCCGTCCATTTCACCAGGGAAGAGTGGTCGCTGCTGGATTCCAGGCAGAAAGCTCTGCACCAAGAAGTCATGTTGGACATTTCTAGGATTGTAACCTCTTTAG TTGAAGACGTGCAGAAAAATGAAAATTGCCAAGAGTCAAGTGTGGTGGCGTCACAAATAATCCAAACCGAAACGCGAGAAGACGTATCTGCAGATGCGTGGGGAAGACGGAGATACGAGAAAAAAGGATCCTACCACTGGAGAGAAAACTCGACTTCTGAATATGCGGAAATGGGACACTCCCAGGTTCAACATGCTTTCAAAGACGACAGTGAGGGAAAGTGTCGAGGAAGTGGGAATAGATTCAAACCAAAACCCATTTTCGGCAACCAtggcaaaactggaaaaaaaaacaacaactacaaGACCAAAATTATCCCAGAGATAGCAATCCATGCAAAAGAGAAGCCCTATAAATGCATGGACCGTGGGAAGAATTTTAGGTGGAGAGGTAATCTTAACTACCATAAAAAGATCCCAAAACCCTTCAAATGTGCagaatgtgggaaaagtttcaataCGAACAGTTCCTTGACTTATCATAAAAGGATCCATATGGGAGAGAAGCCCTATAAATGCACCTATTGTGGAAAAAGCTTCACTACGAACACTGCCTTTACTTTCCACAGGAAAACCCACGTGGGAGAGAAACCTTACAAATGCTTCGAGTGCGGGAAAAACTTCAGCACCAGAGGTTATCTGACCTCCCATAaacggatccacacaggggagaaaccctatcaatgccTGGACTGCGGGAAAAGCTTCAGCATGAAAAGTTCCTTTACTtatcacaaaaggatccacatggGAGAAAAACCCTACAAATGCCCGGAATGTGGGAAAGGCTTCACTATGAATAGTTCTCTGACTtaccacaaaaggatccacacaggggagaaaccctataaatgcccggtgtgtgggaagagcttcagtAGCAACAGTTATCtaacttcccataaaaggatccacacgggggaaaaaccctatcaatgcctagactgtgggaaaagcttcgGTTTAAACAGCTCCCTTGCttctcataaaaggatccatacaggggaAAAACCCTATACGTGCACAGATTGCGGAAAGAGCTTCAGTAGCAGTAGTTCTCTTACTTGCCATAAAAGGATCCATTCGGGATCCAAACCTTATATATGCAATGAGTGTGGGAAGAGTTTTATTTCAAGCAGCTCCCTTACTAAACACGTTAGCATCCATTCAGGGGAGAAACTATATCCCTGTACagagtgtgggaaaagcttcCGTTTGAATAGTACCTTAACTTCCCACAAAAGAATGCATTCTGGAGAAAAACCTTATCGGTGCacagactgtgggaaaagtttcagttttAATAGTTCCCTTACGTCTCATAAGAGGATCCACTCAGGGTCAAAACCTTATACATGCAAggaatgtgggaaaagttttatttCTAGCAGCTCCCTTACAAATCACCTTAGTATCCACATAGGTGAGAAACTCTATCAGTGTACGGAGTGCGTGAAAAGCTTCCGGTGGAAAAGTCACCTCGTTGCTCATAAAAGGATGCATACGGGCGAGAAGCCCTATCAATGCACggactgtgggaaaagcttcagtaAGAACAGCTCCCTTACttctcataaaaggatccatacgggagagaaaccctatcaatgcacggagtgtgggaaGAGATTCGGCAAAAGCCGTTACCTTACTTCCCATAAGCGAGTCCACACACGGGGGAAgcgatag
- the PFDN6 gene encoding prefoldin subunit 6, translated as MGEALQKKLQAELEKYQQLQKDLSKCMTARQKLEAQLTENHVVKEELDLLDSSNSVYKLIGPVLVKQDTEEAKATVGKRLEYITGEIKRYDAQIQDYERKSEQHREALGRLQQEFQRTQGKVSVKT; from the exons ATGGGTGAAGCTCTGCAGAAGAAGCTACAGGCTGAGCTAGAGAAATATCAGCAGCTGCAGAAAG ATTTGAGCAAATGCATGACAGCCCGTCAGAAGCTGGAGGCTCAGTTGACGGAGAACCATGTGGTGAAGGAG gAATTGGACCTGCTGGACTCCTCCAACTCTGTCTACAAGCTCATCGGGCCGGTGTTGGTGAAGCAGGACACAGAGGAAGCCAAAGCAACTGTGGGAAAGAGGCTGGAGTACATCACAGGCGAGAT CAAACGCTACGATGCTCAGATTCAGGACTACGAGCGGAAGTCAGAGCAGCACCGGGAGGCCCTGGGCCGGCTGCAGCAGGAGTTCCAGCGGACCCAAGGCAAGGTGTCCGTCAAGACCTGA